In one window of Nocardia brasiliensis DNA:
- a CDS encoding hydroxysqualene dehydroxylase, translated as MAVNRWTVSRRNVLRGTVTAGVATAGALLTGALRPGPAAGSPGGRRVVVLGGGVAGLTAAHELIERGFEVTIFERRAWGGKARSVPVPGTASGSRPELPGEHGFRFFPGFYQHVPDTMRRIPFGDNPNGVWNNLVAVPEARFARSGGDDFRLPLGFRARGPFSPDAFRETLGAALATALKMPPVEGMYFADRLLVFNSSCDARRDHQWDNTSWHDYVGNHARSHEFRALLSRTLTSIMVAAKENVASVRTIGNMGEQFLGNPLEIGNDGGMDRVLNGPTNAVWIEPWLDRLRTLGVRFVLGSEVRELELRDGRIAAARVVDASGTPHSVSADYFVVAMSAERARMLWSPEVLEIRPELSAMDNLVTDWMNGIQFYLRRPAEISRGHTAYIDAPWALTSITQNQLWTRKLSEFGDGTVQDCLSVDISDWNTPGPLFGKPAKECTHEEIVREVWAQLAAHLDDRGEVLREADLHSWFLDPGITWQPDKGRNANADPLLINTAGSWAHRPEPHGALENLFLAGDYVRTNVDLATMEGANESARAAVNALLEVSGSNAERCRMYTLYRAPELEPLRRIDADRYAAGQPNLFDVQI; from the coding sequence ATGGCAGTAAATCGGTGGACCGTATCGCGCAGGAACGTACTTCGCGGCACGGTGACGGCAGGGGTGGCGACAGCGGGGGCACTGCTGACCGGCGCGCTCAGACCGGGGCCTGCCGCTGGTAGTCCGGGCGGCAGGCGGGTCGTGGTACTCGGCGGCGGCGTCGCGGGTTTGACCGCCGCGCACGAACTGATCGAACGTGGTTTCGAGGTCACGATTTTCGAAAGACGCGCCTGGGGCGGTAAGGCGCGCAGCGTGCCGGTCCCCGGCACCGCCTCCGGTTCTCGGCCGGAATTGCCCGGCGAGCACGGCTTTCGCTTCTTCCCCGGCTTCTATCAGCACGTGCCAGACACGATGCGCCGGATCCCGTTCGGCGACAACCCGAACGGTGTGTGGAACAACCTGGTCGCGGTCCCCGAGGCACGGTTCGCCCGCAGCGGTGGCGACGATTTCCGATTACCGCTCGGCTTCCGCGCGCGCGGCCCGTTCAGCCCGGACGCCTTCCGCGAGACCCTCGGCGCCGCGCTGGCGACCGCACTGAAGATGCCACCCGTCGAAGGCATGTACTTCGCCGATCGCCTGCTGGTTTTCAACAGCAGCTGCGATGCCCGTCGAGACCATCAGTGGGACAACACCTCCTGGCACGACTACGTCGGCAACCACGCGCGCTCGCACGAGTTCCGCGCGCTGCTCTCGCGCACGCTGACCAGCATCATGGTCGCCGCCAAGGAGAACGTCGCCAGCGTCCGCACCATCGGCAACATGGGCGAGCAGTTCCTCGGCAATCCGCTCGAGATCGGCAACGACGGCGGCATGGACCGGGTGCTGAACGGGCCGACCAATGCCGTCTGGATCGAGCCCTGGCTGGACCGATTGCGCACGCTGGGTGTGCGATTCGTGCTCGGGTCCGAGGTGCGCGAGCTGGAATTGCGCGACGGGCGGATCGCCGCGGCGCGCGTCGTCGACGCGAGCGGCACGCCGCACAGCGTCTCGGCGGACTACTTCGTCGTCGCCATGTCCGCGGAGCGGGCCCGCATGCTCTGGTCGCCCGAGGTGCTCGAGATCCGTCCCGAGCTGAGCGCGATGGACAACCTGGTCACCGACTGGATGAACGGCATCCAGTTCTATCTGCGCAGGCCTGCCGAGATCTCGCGCGGCCACACCGCCTATATCGACGCGCCGTGGGCACTGACCTCCATCACCCAGAATCAGCTGTGGACGCGCAAGCTCAGCGAGTTCGGCGACGGCACGGTGCAGGACTGCCTCTCGGTCGACATCTCCGACTGGAACACACCGGGCCCGCTCTTCGGCAAGCCCGCAAAGGAGTGCACGCACGAGGAGATCGTCCGCGAGGTCTGGGCGCAGCTGGCCGCACACCTCGACGATCGCGGCGAGGTGCTGCGCGAGGCCGACCTGCACTCGTGGTTCCTCGACCCCGGCATCACCTGGCAGCCGGACAAAGGCCGCAACGCCAACGCCGATCCGCTGCTGATCAACACCGCGGGTTCGTGGGCGCACCGGCCGGAACCGCACGGTGCACTCGAAAACCTGTTCCTGGCAGGCGATTACGTACGCACCAATGTCGATCTCGCGACCATGGAGGGC
- a CDS encoding EamA family transporter — protein MTARDRLLGLTVVLLWGLNFLAIRVGLDHFPPFFFAALRFAVIAIPVVLFVPRPRVRLRWLLLYGAGFGILQFAFLFTAMRAGMPTGLASLVLQSSAPFTVLLGALFLRERIRPIQIAGILVAMAGMGVISWDRLEHATLLPVLLTLAGGLGWAFGNIGARQATVESPGLNTLHLTLWLAVVPPLPLFALSAATEGPGTGLRALTGSFSTAGWPALVALGYIAVLATVVGSGMWTYLMSRYPAGVVAPLTLLVPVVGIAAAWAFLDETPTPLSLVGGVIVIAGAFAATSGKRTATATGQAASPDAATDQSRPSLIKA, from the coding sequence GTGACCGCTCGTGATCGACTGCTCGGCTTGACCGTCGTACTGCTCTGGGGACTGAACTTTCTCGCCATTCGGGTGGGACTCGATCACTTTCCGCCGTTCTTCTTCGCCGCGCTCCGGTTCGCGGTCATCGCGATTCCGGTCGTGCTGTTCGTGCCGCGCCCTCGGGTGCGACTGCGCTGGCTGCTGCTGTACGGCGCCGGCTTCGGCATCCTGCAGTTCGCCTTCCTGTTCACCGCGATGCGGGCGGGCATGCCGACCGGGCTCGCCTCGCTGGTGCTGCAATCCTCCGCGCCGTTCACGGTGCTGCTCGGCGCGTTGTTCCTGCGGGAACGGATCCGGCCGATCCAGATCGCGGGCATCCTGGTCGCGATGGCGGGCATGGGCGTGATCAGCTGGGATCGGCTCGAGCACGCGACCCTGCTGCCGGTGCTGCTGACCCTGGCGGGCGGCCTCGGGTGGGCCTTCGGCAATATCGGTGCGCGCCAGGCGACAGTCGAGTCGCCCGGCCTGAACACCCTGCACCTGACGCTGTGGCTGGCGGTGGTCCCGCCGCTGCCGCTGTTCGCGCTCTCGGCCGCCACCGAGGGGCCCGGCACCGGCCTGCGTGCGTTGACCGGCTCCTTCTCGACGGCCGGTTGGCCCGCCCTGGTGGCGCTGGGCTATATCGCGGTGCTCGCCACCGTCGTCGGCAGCGGCATGTGGACCTATCTGATGAGCCGCTACCCGGCGGGCGTCGTCGCGCCGCTGACCCTGCTGGTTCCCGTCGTCGGGATCGCCGCTGCCTGGGCGTTTCTCGACGAAACCCCCACCCCCCTGTCCCTGGTCGGTGGCGTGATCGTCATCGCGGGCGCGTTCGCCGCCACCTCCGGCAAGCGCACCGCGACCGCCACCGGCCAGGCCGCGTCCCCCGACGCGGCCACCGATCAATCTCGGCCGTCACTGATCAAGGCGTGA
- a CDS encoding LysR family transcriptional regulator: MSLDRLRVLCEFADRGTIAAVATALSMTPSAVSQQLKVLAREAGVALLEPDGRRVRLTDAGQALVVRADEVLAAMDRAVAEMAHYRGSPRGRVRVAVFPSGGALLLPLVLSAMSDSGVDVVATDWDLPPAELPRLLADNDVVLTHRDERAVPVADSRISVHMLMREPIDVVVAPTHRLAGRTSVTPAELADETWLSVKGGFPIDDVLRSIATVTGVRPRIAQRLNEFHLIETVVAAGYAVALMPRYAVSHPDLSVLRLTGVRAARVYELATRRRTEHRPAIAAVLTAFRDAVATVTAGSAAPPRLR, encoded by the coding sequence ATGTCGCTGGACCGGTTGCGGGTGCTGTGCGAATTCGCCGACCGGGGGACCATCGCCGCCGTCGCCACCGCGCTCTCGATGACGCCGTCGGCGGTCTCCCAGCAGCTCAAGGTGCTGGCCAGGGAGGCGGGCGTCGCCTTGCTCGAACCCGACGGCCGCCGCGTCCGGCTCACCGACGCGGGGCAGGCGCTGGTGGTGCGCGCCGACGAGGTGCTCGCGGCGATGGATCGCGCCGTCGCGGAGATGGCGCACTATCGCGGTTCCCCGCGCGGCCGGGTGCGCGTGGCTGTATTCCCCTCGGGCGGAGCGCTTTTACTGCCGCTGGTGCTGTCCGCGATGAGCGACAGCGGCGTCGACGTGGTCGCCACCGACTGGGACCTGCCGCCCGCCGAGCTGCCACGGCTACTCGCCGACAACGACGTGGTGCTCACCCATCGCGACGAGCGCGCCGTCCCCGTCGCCGACTCGCGCATCTCGGTGCACATGCTGATGCGCGAACCCATCGATGTCGTTGTCGCGCCGACCCATCGGCTCGCCGGACGCACCTCGGTCACCCCGGCGGAGCTCGCGGACGAGACCTGGCTCAGCGTCAAGGGCGGGTTCCCGATCGACGACGTGCTGCGCTCGATCGCCACGGTCACCGGGGTGCGGCCGCGAATAGCACAGCGCCTCAACGAATTCCATCTCATCGAGACGGTCGTCGCGGCCGGGTACGCGGTGGCGCTGATGCCGCGCTACGCGGTATCGCACCCCGACCTGTCGGTGCTGCGCCTCACCGGCGTGCGCGCCGCGCGCGTCTACGAACTGGCCACGCGCCGCCGGACCGAGCACCGTCCGGCGATCGCGGCCGTGCTCACCGCGTTCCGGGACGCGGTCGCCACCGTCACAGCCGGTTCCGCGGCGCCGCCGCGGCTGCGCTGA